A stretch of Prunus dulcis chromosome 6, ALMONDv2, whole genome shotgun sequence DNA encodes these proteins:
- the LOC117632202 gene encoding L-ascorbate oxidase-like: protein MATSRRQILLCVLVCFLLVEASEGSKARHYKWDVEYLFWSPDCVENVVMGINGQFPGPTIRAKAGDMVVVELTNKLHTEGVVIHWHGIRQFGTPWADGTASISQCAINPGETFIYRFKVDKAGTYFYHGHFGMQRSAGLYGSLVVDVEDGKKEPFHYDGELDLLLSDWWHQGVHHQEVGLSSKPFRWIGEPQTLLINGRGQYNCSLAAHYSNSSSSQCMLRGSEQCAPPILHVLPNKIYRLRIASTTALASLNLAIGNHKMVVVEADGNYVQPFAVDDLDIYSGESYSVLITTDQDPSNNYWLSVGVRGREPKTQQGLTILNYHPNSASKLPASSPPVTPLWNDYNHSKSFTNKILASMGSPKPPRNYDRRITLLNTQNKLNGYTKWAINNVSLTLPPTPYLGSIKHGLRNAFNQENPPESFSNDYDVMKPPVNPNTTTGNGVYMLGMNTTVDVILQNANALSANVSEIHPWHLHGHDFWVLGYGEGKFSTKDETKLNLKNPPLRNTAVIFPYGWTALRFVADNPGAWAFHCHIEPHLHMGMGVVFAEGIQHLNRIPLEALACGLTGKMLMTTNNHN, encoded by the exons ATGGCTACTAGTAGGAGACAAATTCTTTTGTGCGTATTGGTATGCTTCTTGTTGGTTGAAGCATCGGAGGGTTCTAAGGCTAGGCACTACAAATGGGATGTGGAGTACCTCTTCTGGTCCCCGGATTGCGTCGAAAACGTCGTGATGGGGATCAACGGGCAGTTTCCGGGGCCAACCATTCGAGCCAAGGCTGGAGATATGGTGGTTGTTGAGCTCACTAACAAGCTCCACACTGAGGGAGTTGTTATTCACTGGCATGGCATCAGACAG TTTGGAACTCCTTGGGCGGATGGAACTGCATCCATCTCACAATGTGCCATCAACCCTGGAGAGACCTTTATTTACAGGTTCAAAGTTGACAAG GCGGGCACATACTTTTACCATGGGCACTTTGGAATGCAAAGATCAGCAGGATTGTACGGATCTCTGGTAGTGGACGTGGAAGATGGGAAGAAAGAGCCATTCCACTACGACGGTGAGTTGGACCTTTTGTTGAGCGACTGGTGGCACCAAGGTGTTCACCACCAAGAAGTTGGCCTCTCTTCCAAACCTTTTCGCTGGATTGGTGAACCTCAg ACACTGCTGATCAATGGGAGGGGACAGTACAACTGCTCTCTGGCAGCGCACTATAGCAATTCCAGTTCAAGCCAGTGCATGCTAAGAGGAAGCGAACAATGCGCACCCCCTATTCTCCATGTGCTTCCAAACAAGATCTATCGGCTCAGAATCGCCAGCACCACTGCCCTTGCTTCACTCAACTTGGCCATTGGG AATCAcaaaatggtggtggtggaagCCGATGGAAACTATGTGCAGCCATTTGCGGTGGATGACTTGGACATCTACTCAGGCGAGAGCTACTCAGTGCTCATAACCACCGACCAAGACCCTTCCAACAACTACTGGCTCTCAGTTGGAGTGAGAGGAAGAGAACCCAAAACTCAACAAGGCCTCACAATCCTAAACTACCACCCAAATTCAGCATCAAAGCTTCCAGCTTCTTCCCCTCCTGTCACTCCTCTGTGGAACGATTACAACCACAGCAAGTCCTTCACCAACAAGATCTTAGCCTCAATGGGGTCCCCGAAGCCCCCGAGAAACTATGACCGTCGGATCACCCTCCTCAACACCCAGAACAAGCTCAACGGCTACACCAAGTGGGCTATCAACAATGTGTCCCTAACCCTACCACCCACCCCTTACTTGGGGTCCATTAAGCATGGGTTGAGAAATGCATTTAACCAGGAAAACCCACCAGAGAGCTTCTCTAATGATTATGATGTGATGAAGCCGCCCGTAAACCCTAACACAACAACTGGAAATGGGGTTTACATGCTTGGCATGAACACAACGGTCGATGTCATTCTTCAAAATGCCAATGCCCTAAGCGCCAATGTGAGTGAAATTCACCCATGGCACTTGCATGGGCATGACTTTTGGGTTTTAGGGTATGGAGAAGGCAAGTTTTCGACGAAAGACGAGACGAAACTCAACCTGAAAAACCCACCACTGAGGAACACAGCAGTGATCTTTCCTTACGGGTGGACGGCTCTTAGGTTTGTGGCTGATAATCCAGGAGCATGGGCCTTCCATTGTCACATTGAGCCTCATTTGCATATGGGCATGGGAGTGGTCTTTGC